Proteins from a single region of Spodoptera frugiperda isolate SF20-4 chromosome 8, AGI-APGP_CSIRO_Sfru_2.0, whole genome shotgun sequence:
- the LOC118275535 gene encoding esterase FE4-like produces the protein MFRFLVFILLIVNVSAKDVKIVSLDIGDLRGEKYWQGDFYEFYGVPYATAPTGRDKFKAPLPVKPWEGIKDANEQYISCEQIYLLDDDSDEEILLDGVEDCLTMNLFVPKVASEDNLVPVLVYIHSGAYSGGSGNMAKFNFLARHDILVVSFNYRLGFKGFACLGTEEIPGNAALKDQLAALKFINKYISKFGGDPKKVTLAGFSVGASMAEILALSKATNGLIDKLILESGSALSPFAVNRDPINTAKNLAISIGYNNTEKIDDLNEFLLNAPIKDLAFKSKNFYLTNSTFGLAPCIENVIGNAEPILTESPLIIFHKGDYEKIPVLTGFSNMEGISRTMKFDEWSDLMNEKFADFLPADLAFDNDKSRDDFINKVKKYYFKGEEVTHDTVQGYIDYFSDSMFKYGIIKSAKLHAMKSKKPVFLYEFSYVGKLSFKHYFMDRIKGASHRDQTSYLLDFFDFTLEYDDLDTRDRMTTMWSDFVKYENPTAYESLLIEAKWPQYTNDKQGYMEIGNNLETKKDLFANEFKFWDEVYEKFYWHPKPIESKKPTKANKK, from the exons ATGTTTCggtttttagtatttattttattaatagttaatGTTTCTGCTAAAGATGTGAAGATAGTTAGTTTAGATATAGGTGATTTGAGAGGGGAGAAGTATTGGCAAGGTGATTTCTATGAGTTTTATGGAGTTCCATACGCTACAGCTCCGACTGGAAGGGATAAATTTAag GCACCACTTCCAGTAAAACCATGGGAAGGTATAAAAGACGCAAATGAGCAGTACATATCATGTGAACAAATCTACCTTCTAGATGATGACTCAGATGAAGAAATCCTTCTAGATGGTGTGGAAGACTGCTTAACTATGAACCTCTTCGTACCAAAAGTAGCCAGTGAAGATAATTTAGTACCAGTTCTAGTCTACATTCACAGTGGAGCATACTCTGGAGGCAGTGGAAACATGGCCAAGTTCAACTTCCTAGCTCGCCATGATATCTTAGTAGTTAGCTTCAACTACAGACTTGGGTTCAAAGGATTCGCCTGTCTAGGAACAGAAGAAATACCAGGCAATGCGGCACTAAAGGACCAACTAGCTGCCttgaaattcataaataaatacataagtaaattTGGCGGAGATCCAAAAAAAGTAACGCTCGCTGGCTTCAGTGTAGGAGCAAGTATGGCTGAAATACTCGCACTGTCCAAAGCAACAAACGGTTTGATTGACAAACTAATACTCGAAAGTGGTTCGGCGTTATCCCCCTTCGCAGTGAACAGGGATCCGATCAATACAGCCAAGAATTTAGCAATATCTATTGGTTATAACAACACAGAGAAAATTGATGATTTGAACGAATTCTTATTAAACGCACCGATCAAAGATTTGGCCTTTAAAAGTAAGAATTTCTACCTAACCAACTCGACGTTTGGTTTGGCACCGTGCATTGAGAATGTTATTGGAAACGCTGAACCCATACTCACTGAGTCGCCTTTGATTATATTTCATAAAGGAGATTATGAGAAAATACCAGTGCTGACTGGATTCTCTAATATGGAAGGTATAAGTAGAACGATGAAATTTGATGAATGGAGTGATTTAATGAATGAGAAATTCGCTGATTTCCTTCCAGCTGATTTGGCTTTTGATAATGATAAATCAAGGgatgattttattaataaggtGAAGAAGTATTACTTTAAAGGCGAAGAAGTTACTCATGATACAGTACAAGGGTACATTGATTACTTTTCTGACTCAATGTTTAAGTATGGTATAATAAAGTCAGCGAAACTACACGCTATGAAATCTAAAAAACCTGTCTTTCTCTATGAATTCTCTTACGTTGGGAAGTTAAGTTTCAAGCACTATTTTATGGATAGAATTAAAGGTGCCAGTCATAGAGATCAAACTTCTTATTTGTTGGACTTCTTTGACTTTACTCTTGAATATGATGATTTGGACACAAGAGACCGAATGACTACTATGTGGAGTGATTTTGTTAAATATGA aaaccCAACAGCCTACGAAAGCTTACTAATCGAGGCAAAATGGCCGCAGTATACGAATGACAAGCAAGGGTACATGGAGATAGGAAATAATTTGGAAACGAAGAAAGATTTGTTTGCAAATGAATTTAAGTTTTGGGATGAAGTGTATGAAAAGTTCTACTGGCATCCTAAGCCTATAGAGTCAAAGAAACCGACAAAAGccaataaaaaatga